From the Saccharobesus litoralis genome, one window contains:
- the gppA gene encoding guanosine-5'-triphosphate,3'-diphosphate diphosphatase codes for MTTNNPVYAAIDLGSNSFHMLLVRSVGGSVQTIGKIKRKVRLASGLDENNNLSHEAMARGWDCLSLFAERLQDIPASQVRIVGTATLRLAKNVDVFLAKAQAILGHPINIISGEDEAKLIYIGVAHTSGSAKTKLVVDIGGASTELVVGQNFEPKVVSSLDIGCVTFLKRFFADEQITRQQFDSAINHAQQLIAPLAQAYIDHGWRACLGASGTPQAIQECLIAQGDSELITLEKMEALMMQAIQCGTIDKLNINGLAEERRLVFVSGLSILIAIFRSLNINYLVLAGGALREGLIYGMLPCQQNLNIRQRTTNSFIERYQLDPDQARRVKESALALFDQTRLVWNLAQHDARAVLTIAAQVQEIGFAIDFKKANKHSAYILSNTAIPGFSLAQRKLIIALVSNCRADIEELEIKSQTMTSPVLAAQLTVLLRLAVLITMRRKDEVLPHVQAHAIDDASLVLNFAPNWLAEHPLMAAELEQEVQHLKRLGFSLKFS; via the coding sequence ATGACGACGAATAACCCTGTATACGCTGCTATTGATTTAGGCTCCAACAGCTTTCACATGCTGCTGGTGCGTAGTGTTGGCGGCAGTGTACAAACGATTGGCAAAATAAAGCGCAAAGTCCGCTTAGCTTCAGGTTTAGATGAAAATAATAATCTAAGCCACGAAGCCATGGCGCGTGGCTGGGATTGCCTATCTTTATTTGCCGAGCGTTTACAGGATATTCCCGCCAGCCAAGTCCGCATAGTCGGCACGGCAACTTTACGCTTAGCGAAAAACGTGGATGTATTTCTCGCTAAAGCACAGGCCATCTTGGGTCACCCCATTAATATCATTAGCGGTGAAGATGAAGCTAAACTGATTTATATCGGCGTTGCCCATACCTCAGGTTCAGCAAAAACTAAACTTGTTGTTGATATTGGCGGAGCCAGTACCGAGCTCGTTGTTGGGCAAAATTTCGAACCCAAAGTGGTTAGCAGTTTAGATATCGGCTGTGTCACCTTTTTAAAACGCTTTTTTGCCGATGAGCAGATCACTCGTCAACAGTTTGATAGCGCCATCAATCATGCTCAACAACTCATTGCACCATTAGCGCAAGCCTACATTGATCACGGTTGGCGAGCTTGCTTAGGTGCCTCGGGTACACCACAAGCCATTCAAGAATGTTTAATTGCCCAAGGTGACAGCGAACTTATCACCTTAGAAAAGATGGAAGCACTTATGATGCAAGCCATCCAATGCGGGACAATAGATAAACTCAACATCAATGGCCTAGCAGAAGAACGGCGACTGGTATTTGTTAGTGGCCTGTCCATTTTGATTGCCATATTCCGCAGCCTAAATATTAACTATTTAGTTTTAGCGGGAGGCGCGTTACGCGAAGGGTTAATATATGGCATGTTACCCTGTCAGCAAAACTTAAATATTCGCCAGCGTACTACCAATAGCTTTATTGAGCGCTATCAGCTCGACCCTGATCAAGCGCGACGGGTTAAAGAAAGTGCATTAGCTTTATTTGATCAAACTCGACTGGTGTGGAATTTAGCCCAGCACGACGCCAGAGCCGTGTTAACCATAGCCGCTCAAGTACAAGAAATAGGCTTTGCTATCGACTTTAAAAAAGCTAACAAGCATAGCGCCTATATTTTGAGTAACACCGCCATTCCAGGATTTAGCTTAGCGCAACGTAAATTAATCATCGCATTAGTCAGTAACTGCCGGGCTGACATTGAAGAGCTAGAGATTAAGTCGCAAACTATGACTAGTCCGGTATTGGCTGCACAGTTAACTGTACTTTTACGCTTAGCCGTACTCATTACCATGCGTCGTAAAGATGAAGTATTACCTCACGTGCAAGCTCATGCCATTGATGATGCGAGTCTAGTGCTTAATTTTGCGCCCAATTGGTTAGCCGAACATCCACTAATGGCAGCAGAACTCGAACAAGAAGTTCAACACTTAAAACGTTTGGGTTTTTCACTAAAATTTTCATAA
- a CDS encoding response regulator: MDTQTAYQVLRSITQAQETFLQTESAVQAFSHLLDSMMTLSESRYGFIGRVSIRNEEAKIQLLAELHAGLTNEIKSSECLDQLQVNLDFGCILAETLKQQEFQSQEQPQTTIHTQVFPDDAPPIERLLVFPIIAKNKALGLLVLTNSPTPYSSHFINALQDHQNSIAHLLYVAKLTNLHGATQAQLNITELRLRQSQKIAKVGSWERDIDHERVIWSDELYRIYDYSPDKVKASFVAELNRLHPTDKELYITAYREALNGAGLDIYYRIKSSTGQIKTLHNIAEFQIDKTTGQKKLLGLVQDVTGQVAVQTQLSHSQINFRSIIETIPVPIVALDASLNIRLFNHAAEHSFAYQQNHVVGKSIQSLLTDDSFEILASVATDFINKGNKTQSYELEGLSSDGNLIPIKATLAPVKRLDKANASDLVFIGIFYDLTEMRIAEQILHRSSKMDALGHMAGGIAHDFNNILNIVSGHLEILEMQQADNEKVTKRVSSALKGIERGNQLTAKLSRLSRIDHNDNQPTRLSKEINDIKDLLTESVHRKVALKFNLQSNQWINLDIGNFTDVLINLCINANDAMSEGGEITISTEDIQITEDSQFDTSMPLGSYILLQIQDNGCGMPDDVKEHIFDPFFTTKAKSKGTGLGLSLTYNFVKSSNGFIFVTSTPDIGSTFSLYFPIIQLNQQHTSNQLNNEDNACHGKKVLLVDDETAITKLLSTFMQHYGLDVHAVHSGEEALIELDQNSYDLMLSDITMPGEIDGINLTIKTRQNLPKLPIILMSGNLNDSRLEQAELASVPLLGKPFKKKELLEIINRVFRAREIG; the protein is encoded by the coding sequence ATGGATACTCAGACTGCTTACCAAGTACTGCGTAGCATCACCCAAGCGCAGGAGACTTTTTTACAAACAGAATCAGCAGTTCAAGCATTTTCACATTTACTCGATAGCATGATGACCTTAAGTGAGAGTCGATATGGCTTTATTGGCAGAGTAAGTATTCGCAATGAAGAAGCAAAAATACAGTTATTAGCCGAATTGCATGCTGGGTTAACCAATGAAATTAAATCGTCTGAATGCTTAGATCAATTACAGGTTAATTTAGATTTTGGCTGTATTCTGGCTGAAACTTTAAAACAACAAGAGTTTCAATCTCAAGAACAACCGCAAACCACCATTCATACTCAAGTATTCCCTGACGACGCACCACCCATAGAAAGATTATTAGTTTTCCCGATTATTGCTAAAAATAAAGCACTCGGCTTACTGGTGTTAACCAATAGCCCAACCCCCTATTCTTCGCACTTTATAAATGCCTTACAAGATCATCAAAATAGTATTGCTCATTTGTTGTATGTCGCCAAACTGACTAATTTGCATGGAGCAACCCAAGCCCAATTAAATATTACAGAGCTACGACTACGCCAATCACAAAAAATAGCCAAAGTAGGAAGCTGGGAAAGAGATATTGATCATGAGCGTGTCATTTGGTCGGATGAACTCTATCGCATTTATGATTACTCACCAGATAAAGTCAAAGCGAGCTTTGTCGCTGAGTTAAATCGCCTGCATCCAACCGATAAAGAGCTGTACATAACCGCTTACAGAGAAGCACTTAATGGTGCTGGCTTAGATATTTATTATCGAATTAAATCCAGCACAGGCCAAATCAAAACTCTGCATAATATTGCTGAATTTCAAATAGATAAAACAACAGGACAAAAAAAATTACTGGGATTAGTTCAGGATGTCACAGGTCAAGTTGCCGTGCAAACCCAGCTCAGCCATAGCCAAATCAACTTTCGTTCTATTATTGAAACCATTCCCGTGCCTATTGTTGCTTTGGATGCCAGTTTAAATATCCGCCTGTTTAACCACGCGGCTGAGCACAGCTTTGCTTATCAGCAAAATCATGTGGTGGGTAAATCTATTCAATCATTATTAACGGATGACAGTTTCGAGATCCTAGCCAGTGTCGCCACAGACTTTATTAACAAAGGCAATAAAACCCAAAGCTACGAATTAGAAGGACTAAGCAGCGATGGTAATTTAATTCCGATAAAAGCCACGCTAGCACCAGTAAAGCGCTTAGACAAAGCCAACGCAAGTGATTTGGTTTTTATTGGTATTTTTTACGATTTAACTGAAATGCGCATTGCCGAGCAAATTTTACATCGCAGTTCAAAAATGGATGCGCTTGGCCATATGGCTGGCGGTATTGCCCATGACTTTAATAACATTCTCAATATTGTTTCTGGTCACCTTGAAATATTAGAAATGCAGCAAGCAGATAATGAAAAGGTGACCAAACGAGTCTCTTCGGCCTTAAAAGGTATTGAGCGAGGCAATCAGTTAACCGCCAAACTCTCAAGACTTTCGCGAATTGATCATAACGACAATCAACCCACGCGCCTCAGCAAAGAAATTAATGACATCAAGGATCTATTAACAGAGTCAGTGCATCGCAAAGTGGCACTTAAATTTAATTTACAATCCAATCAATGGATTAATCTCGACATTGGTAATTTTACCGATGTGTTAATCAACCTCTGCATCAACGCCAATGACGCCATGTCAGAGGGTGGCGAAATCACCATTTCAACCGAAGATATCCAAATAACCGAAGACAGCCAATTTGATACTTCCATGCCATTGGGTTCGTATATACTTTTGCAAATCCAAGACAATGGCTGTGGCATGCCTGACGATGTCAAGGAGCACATTTTCGACCCTTTTTTCACCACTAAAGCCAAATCCAAGGGTACTGGGCTTGGTCTCAGCCTGACCTATAATTTCGTAAAAAGTAGCAATGGCTTTATTTTTGTTACGTCGACTCCTGATATTGGCAGTACGTTTTCTTTGTATTTTCCGATTATCCAACTCAATCAACAACATACCAGCAACCAACTCAATAACGAAGACAACGCCTGTCATGGAAAAAAAGTACTTTTAGTTGATGATGAGACCGCCATCACTAAACTATTGAGCACATTTATGCAACACTATGGCCTAGATGTGCACGCCGTGCACAGTGGCGAGGAGGCATTAATTGAGCTAGACCAAAATAGCTACGATTTAATGCTAAGCGATATTACGATGCCGGGTGAGATAGATGGCATAAATTTAACCATTAAAACCCGACAAAATTTACCAAAGTTGCCTATTATTCTAATGAGCGGCAATTTAAATGACAGCCGGCTGGAACAAGCCGAACTGGCATCGGTACCTCTGTTAGGCAAGCCTTTTAAGAAAAAGGAATTGCTTGAAATCATAAACAGAGTTTTTAGGGCAAGGGAAATAGGATGA
- a CDS encoding EAL domain-containing protein gives MRKILLIDDDDLFAEFVTDAAELVGAAVTTIVNGQEIEQQNCHDYDDIIVDLSIPGYDGVQLLRWLKDHKCNARIVIASGCETAVINSAKQLAETYRLNLAGTLNKPFTLESFLNLLRSDQDMTMPLAKPSEEDELSDEEIVLALHEGIKNDEIEVYYQPKFDLATNKLAGFEGLARWKYKGNTIPPSIFIPLAEQFDLIDDITFSVVKQCLPQIARWSNTESLLKIAINFSARSLSQLDFPDILSRQVEENGLLPQQVIIELTESALADDQASSLEILTRLRMKGFGLSIDDFGTGYSSVQQLQNIPFTELKIDRSFVGNFLSSPQSQAIVNSTVEMAHKLGIKVVAEGIEDADTKNALTELGVDVGQGFYYAKPLSPAAMEKWFKTNSHFLSNSDVKQSDLKICLVDDDIDFIAMLNDVFKDEFQFYTFSSSMQFLDEVESIRPDIVLLDINLPIINGFDACRQVKKLNFPVSIFFISGSDSKEQRLKAYAAGGDDFIAKPIALGELLAKLRTLKRFQKEQQDLAEQEEFARDMAFKSMTEASQYGTILRLFKDSFSCRSHTQLAELFFAYMSELQLTACIQFRSPAATYSLRSPTQRCSPMEENLFEMLNDAGRLYHFKNRTMVNDDHVSFLIKNMPTENDDVYGRYNDLIAALVEGLEAKWTDLLREKSTNELVVNIDEVLDAVRGKFDSFEKDTHEIIDMLILDVRSSIHVLDLTEEQENYLLNTIENGVEKVMDLSDAGREIEQDFSKIIEQYKAMRG, from the coding sequence ATGAGAAAAATACTGCTAATAGATGATGATGATTTGTTTGCAGAGTTCGTTACGGATGCAGCTGAGCTTGTTGGCGCAGCAGTAACAACCATAGTAAATGGTCAAGAAATTGAGCAACAGAATTGTCATGACTATGACGATATTATCGTCGATTTAAGCATACCCGGTTATGACGGCGTGCAACTTTTGCGCTGGTTAAAAGATCATAAATGCAATGCTCGTATTGTTATTGCCTCAGGCTGCGAAACCGCAGTAATCAATTCAGCCAAACAATTAGCAGAAACTTATCGCTTAAACTTAGCTGGCACACTGAATAAACCCTTTACTCTCGAGTCATTTCTTAACTTGCTGCGCAGCGATCAAGACATGACTATGCCTTTAGCCAAACCCAGTGAAGAAGATGAGCTTAGCGATGAAGAAATCGTTTTAGCTTTGCATGAAGGTATTAAAAACGACGAGATAGAAGTTTATTACCAACCCAAATTTGATTTAGCCACCAACAAACTTGCAGGGTTTGAAGGTCTTGCTCGCTGGAAATATAAAGGCAACACCATTCCGCCATCTATTTTTATCCCACTTGCTGAGCAATTTGATTTAATAGACGACATTACCTTTAGCGTTGTCAAACAATGTTTGCCGCAAATAGCTCGCTGGTCAAACACCGAGTCATTACTTAAAATCGCAATCAATTTTTCAGCACGCTCGCTTAGTCAATTAGACTTTCCTGATATATTAAGTCGCCAAGTTGAAGAGAATGGCCTACTACCACAGCAAGTCATTATAGAATTAACTGAAAGTGCTTTAGCTGATGATCAGGCCTCATCGTTAGAAATTTTAACCCGCCTACGCATGAAAGGCTTTGGTTTATCCATTGATGACTTTGGAACCGGCTACTCTTCAGTACAACAATTACAAAATATCCCTTTTACTGAATTAAAAATAGATCGCTCATTTGTCGGTAACTTTTTAAGTAGCCCACAATCACAAGCCATTGTTAATTCAACTGTAGAAATGGCACACAAATTAGGCATTAAAGTGGTTGCCGAAGGTATCGAAGATGCTGATACCAAAAATGCCCTAACTGAACTAGGAGTTGATGTCGGGCAAGGGTTTTATTACGCCAAACCCTTATCTCCTGCGGCCATGGAAAAATGGTTTAAAACCAATAGCCACTTTTTAAGCAACAGTGATGTTAAACAAAGTGATTTAAAAATATGCTTAGTTGACGATGATATTGATTTTATCGCCATGCTCAACGACGTATTTAAAGATGAGTTTCAGTTTTACACTTTTTCGTCATCAATGCAGTTTTTAGATGAAGTAGAAAGCATACGTCCAGACATAGTGCTGTTAGACATAAACCTACCTATCATCAATGGCTTCGATGCTTGTCGCCAAGTGAAAAAACTCAATTTCCCCGTTTCAATATTCTTTATTTCAGGTTCAGATAGCAAAGAGCAAAGACTTAAAGCCTATGCCGCCGGAGGGGATGACTTTATTGCCAAGCCAATAGCCTTAGGTGAGCTGCTTGCTAAGTTACGCACTTTAAAACGCTTCCAAAAAGAACAACAAGACCTAGCAGAACAAGAAGAGTTTGCCCGCGACATGGCCTTCAAGTCCATGACTGAGGCATCACAATACGGGACGATATTACGCTTATTTAAAGATTCATTTTCATGCCGCTCGCATACCCAACTGGCCGAATTGTTTTTTGCTTATATGAGTGAATTACAACTGACTGCCTGCATTCAATTTCGCTCCCCTGCGGCAACTTATAGCTTACGCTCTCCGACCCAACGTTGTAGCCCCATGGAAGAAAACCTCTTCGAAATGCTCAACGATGCCGGACGCCTTTATCACTTTAAAAACCGGACCATGGTTAACGATGACCATGTTTCATTTTTAATTAAAAACATGCCAACCGAAAATGACGATGTGTACGGTCGTTATAACGATTTAATCGCCGCGCTAGTGGAAGGTTTAGAAGCCAAATGGACTGATTTATTAAGAGAGAAATCAACTAACGAGCTAGTGGTTAATATTGATGAAGTATTAGATGCGGTGCGTGGCAAGTTTGATAGTTTTGAAAAAGATACCCACGAAATTATCGATATGTTGATTTTAGACGTGCGTTCCTCCATACATGTGCTAGACCTAACAGAGGAACAAGAAAATTACTTACTCAACACCATTGAAAATGGCGTAGAAAAAGTCATGGATTTAAGTGATGCCGGACGCGAAATAGAACAGGACTTCAGTAAGATTATTGAACAATACAAAGCGATGCGTGGCTAG
- a CDS encoding EAL domain-containing protein, whose protein sequence is MTNTLKASWLLLFICLSSFTQANTIQFDISQPSQAIGEQLGFIYDPDQYLTPTEALALIAEQNNNSQEFLNFVEAGKTIWFSANIQLRNSQAQLAFIELQNNKSPQIDFYLYKENQLIKSQQYPSQDKRQGHFYQKPNFEFELHPNETVTLLYRVKYATNGLRPVLWDKASYNTSLMLRIPLITTFLGILAGLAIYNLILFFSLKQNVFFCYFAYVSATLGWRFLFSDHSSAFLPANLNLWTLQAASTLVMIAILSAALFCYYFFEKNNIEPKAQMTLKGAMLLTTLCAFTSLFTTAQFDLVMIGLTTVIVAATCLWVAITAWYKGQSTAKYYIISWFPLVVAGIYTQLSLWHLVPNFDNRALLIDIAILLEAILLTLALSDKLKRAELEATYYSSFDPVTQLPNHNSVIASLAKYQEHTSFTLLLIDIQRIRLIQHTLGLNAGNQVLTILARRLNDWSQTQSQLLNFDSPHANKRKVGQLERGYMVLAYQGNLKNLDTIIGDIRLLIQQPIDYQSLHLECDSHIGVLFSDYYQDCHIENLIQNVSIAANIATSKQLPYILYSDEKNLFSERRLALMGELKKALHNQTELHLVLQPQIRLSDKQVHGAEALLRWRHKEHGLIAPSEFIPLAEEAGIITDISLWVIEEALQLNHLICNTNPDHVISVNISAQDLEQPNFVAKLTQLVNNSPVANHQLLLEVTESAMMNNPGDAHLALAQINQLGVKTSIDDFGTGYSSLSYLSLLPVNELKIDKRFVLDISAKTQNYTITETILNLSQNLGLQSVAEGIEDADALYTLRDLGCDYGQGYYISKPLSLPDYLNWLANHLARI, encoded by the coding sequence ATGACAAATACACTCAAGGCGAGCTGGCTATTGCTGTTTATATGTTTAAGCAGCTTTACACAGGCAAACACAATTCAGTTTGATATTAGCCAGCCATCGCAAGCGATTGGTGAGCAGTTGGGTTTTATTTACGATCCAGACCAATACCTCACCCCAACGGAAGCGCTAGCGCTAATTGCCGAGCAGAACAACAATAGCCAAGAGTTTCTCAACTTTGTTGAGGCTGGCAAAACGATTTGGTTTAGTGCCAATATCCAGCTGCGCAACAGTCAAGCGCAATTAGCTTTTATCGAGCTGCAAAACAACAAAAGTCCGCAAATCGACTTTTATTTATATAAAGAAAATCAACTAATTAAAAGCCAGCAATACCCAAGTCAAGACAAGCGTCAGGGCCATTTTTACCAAAAGCCCAACTTTGAATTTGAATTACATCCCAATGAAACAGTCACCTTATTGTATCGCGTCAAGTACGCTACCAATGGCCTAAGACCCGTACTCTGGGATAAAGCAAGTTACAACACAAGTCTAATGCTACGCATTCCTCTGATTACCACTTTTTTAGGCATTTTAGCCGGACTGGCGATCTATAATTTAATTTTATTCTTTTCCCTAAAACAAAACGTCTTCTTTTGCTATTTTGCCTATGTTAGCGCCACACTCGGTTGGCGCTTTTTATTTAGTGATCATAGTTCAGCGTTTTTACCTGCCAACCTCAACCTATGGACATTACAAGCCGCTTCAACATTGGTGATGATTGCCATCCTAAGCGCAGCTCTTTTTTGCTACTACTTTTTTGAAAAAAATAACATTGAGCCTAAAGCGCAAATGACACTGAAAGGCGCCATGCTATTAACAACCCTGTGCGCCTTCACTTCTTTATTTACAACGGCTCAATTCGACTTAGTCATGATTGGCTTAACAACTGTCATTGTGGCTGCAACATGCCTTTGGGTTGCCATTACAGCTTGGTATAAAGGCCAGTCTACGGCCAAATACTACATAATAAGTTGGTTTCCATTGGTTGTTGCAGGTATCTACACTCAACTGAGCCTGTGGCACCTAGTTCCTAATTTCGATAACCGTGCTCTGTTAATTGATATTGCCATCTTACTTGAAGCCATCCTGCTGACTTTAGCTTTATCCGACAAGCTCAAACGCGCAGAATTAGAAGCAACCTACTACTCAAGTTTTGATCCGGTAACCCAATTACCGAATCACAACAGCGTTATTGCTAGCTTAGCCAAATATCAAGAGCACACCAGTTTTACCTTATTGCTTATCGACATCCAACGGATCCGCCTGATTCAGCACACCCTAGGGTTAAATGCTGGCAATCAAGTATTAACCATTTTGGCCCGTCGCCTCAATGACTGGAGCCAAACACAAAGCCAATTACTCAACTTTGATAGCCCACATGCCAACAAGCGAAAAGTGGGGCAGCTAGAGCGCGGCTATATGGTGTTGGCATACCAAGGTAACCTTAAAAACCTTGATACAATCATTGGTGATATACGCTTGTTAATTCAGCAACCTATCGACTATCAATCCTTACATTTAGAGTGTGATAGTCATATTGGCGTGTTGTTTTCGGACTATTACCAAGATTGCCATATTGAAAACCTAATTCAAAACGTCAGCATTGCCGCCAATATCGCTACCAGCAAACAATTGCCCTACATTCTCTATTCTGATGAAAAAAACTTGTTCAGCGAACGACGTCTCGCACTGATGGGCGAACTTAAAAAAGCCTTACACAATCAAACCGAGCTGCATTTAGTATTACAACCGCAAATTCGATTAAGCGATAAACAGGTACACGGAGCTGAAGCGCTTTTACGTTGGCGTCATAAAGAGCATGGTTTAATTGCGCCTAGCGAATTTATCCCGCTAGCTGAAGAAGCAGGCATAATCACAGATATCAGCTTATGGGTTATTGAAGAAGCTCTGCAACTAAACCACTTAATCTGTAATACTAATCCAGACCACGTAATTTCCGTTAATATATCAGCGCAAGATCTAGAACAACCCAACTTTGTTGCCAAGCTCACGCAATTAGTTAATAACAGCCCAGTAGCCAATCATCAGTTGTTATTAGAAGTAACCGAATCAGCCATGATGAATAATCCAGGTGATGCCCACTTAGCACTCGCACAAATTAATCAACTCGGCGTCAAAACCAGCATTGATGATTTTGGCACCGGCTATTCATCCTTATCCTACTTAAGTTTATTGCCAGTTAACGAATTAAAAATAGATAAACGCTTTGTGTTAGATATCAGTGCTAAAACCCAAAATTACACCATTACTGAAACCATTTTAAACTTAAGTCAAAATCTCGGCTTACAATCCGTAGCCGAAGGTATTGAAGATGCAGATGCCCTATATACTCTCAGAGATTTAGGGTGTGATTACGGCCAAGGTTATTACATCAGTAAACCGTTAAGTTTACCTGATTACCTAAATTGGCTTGCAAATCACTTAGCGAGAATCTAA
- a CDS encoding hybrid sensor histidine kinase/response regulator, which yields MKKQSYLTAPTFAPELEDKFSGFTEKRARPVVAFIYWIGGILPLVFMLSDYFNDAYRFDELLLTRSIYMVFWATITFATLSKWRLLTLTQSMLLYVAVGMCYVPYLNMIVGERYVQVVPTALFYLFGIVISQLGAKMALKAGLISCVMPTLLLLAFDKFNQAERNIVFLMFVWGIATWVASLILEKINRRLFLYEHDLDQANRHNQELREKEAQANRFKSDFLAQMSHEIRTPLTAILGYAESYFSEGLSRETKDGTVRTIRQNGEHILTLVNDILDLSKIEAGKLQIEKLNTNWLNVIEQVQQMQAEQAYKKGLEFNLDYHYPLPTEIITDPTRLKQILINLTSNAIKFTAHGSVNLAVSYSREQNTLLFILKDSGIGMSNTMLTGLFKPYHQGDISVRRNYGGTGLGLYICKQLVEKLGGEIKVRSTEGQGSTFTFSIKAEQTASSELIYQSEGQSQKPNHEASMGLKVQLAGHVLIAEDNTDNRKLITLKLEQLGLQVTQAEHGEQAVEKALLNDFDLILMDIQMPVMSGEEAIEIIRASDGDIPCRINR from the coding sequence GTGAAAAAGCAAAGCTACCTGACTGCCCCAACCTTTGCCCCCGAACTAGAAGATAAATTCAGTGGGTTTACTGAAAAACGCGCGCGTCCTGTTGTTGCATTCATCTATTGGATAGGTGGCATACTGCCACTTGTTTTTATGCTCAGCGACTATTTTAACGACGCTTACCGTTTTGATGAGTTACTACTGACTCGCTCAATATACATGGTATTTTGGGCAACCATCACCTTCGCGACCTTATCTAAATGGCGTTTACTAACGCTAACCCAATCCATGCTACTGTATGTTGCTGTCGGCATGTGTTATGTCCCCTATCTCAATATGATAGTCGGCGAGCGCTATGTTCAAGTGGTGCCAACAGCCTTATTTTATTTGTTTGGTATCGTTATCAGCCAACTCGGTGCCAAAATGGCATTAAAAGCAGGGCTAATCAGTTGCGTAATGCCAACCCTATTATTACTCGCTTTTGACAAATTCAATCAAGCTGAGCGTAATATTGTCTTTTTAATGTTCGTTTGGGGCATAGCCACTTGGGTCGCGAGTTTAATTTTAGAAAAAATAAATCGCCGATTGTTTTTATACGAACACGATTTAGATCAAGCCAACCGCCATAACCAAGAGTTACGCGAAAAAGAAGCGCAAGCCAACCGCTTTAAAAGTGACTTTTTAGCGCAAATGAGTCACGAAATTCGCACGCCACTGACCGCCATTTTAGGTTATGCCGAAAGTTATTTTAGTGAAGGTTTAAGCCGTGAAACCAAAGACGGCACCGTACGTACCATACGGCAAAATGGCGAACACATTCTTACCCTAGTTAACGACATTCTGGACTTATCAAAAATTGAAGCCGGTAAACTGCAAATTGAAAAACTCAATACCAACTGGTTAAATGTCATTGAACAAGTGCAACAAATGCAAGCCGAGCAAGCCTACAAAAAAGGCCTGGAGTTCAATTTAGATTATCACTACCCACTGCCAACAGAAATAATCACAGATCCAACTCGGCTCAAGCAAATTTTAATCAACCTAACCTCTAACGCCATTAAGTTCACAGCACACGGCAGCGTAAACTTAGCCGTCAGCTACAGCCGAGAGCAAAACACCCTACTATTTATTTTAAAAGATTCCGGCATTGGCATGTCGAACACCATGTTAACCGGCTTGTTTAAACCTTATCATCAAGGCGACATTAGCGTACGGCGCAATTATGGTGGCACAGGTTTAGGACTCTATATATGCAAGCAACTGGTTGAAAAACTCGGCGGCGAAATTAAAGTGCGTAGTACTGAAGGCCAAGGTTCAACCTTCACTTTTTCCATTAAAGCCGAGCAAACTGCCAGCAGTGAACTAATATATCAATCAGAAGGACAAAGCCAGAAACCAAACCACGAGGCCTCTATGGGTTTAAAAGTGCAACTAGCAGGTCATGTATTAATAGCAGAAGACAACACAGACAACCGTAAGCTAATAACGCTAAAACTTGAACAGCTCGGTTTGCAAGTCACTCAAGCAGAGCATGGCGAACAAGCGGTTGAAAAAGCCCTACTGAATGATTTTGATTTAATCCTCATGGATATTCAAATGCCTGTCATGAGCGGGGAAGAAGCGATTGAAATTATTCGCGCCAGTGATGGTGACATTCCCTGTCGCATTAACCGCTAA
- a CDS encoding Hpt domain-containing protein, with amino-acid sequence MKLFAPVMVTFPVALTANAMTQDIQHYLKIGFNAHVAKPIDHDSFVETISQYCPQANSQADENDDDDSLFSMDNAAFRQLVKEYVESLPCEIEMLKHAKSAHDWQKLAKVSHSIKGSAGNFGFKKVSEIAGELEQLLKAQRYGEVDTVFSQLIEQLNDALYSGERI; translated from the coding sequence TTGAAATTATTCGCGCCAGTGATGGTGACATTCCCTGTCGCATTAACCGCTAATGCCATGACTCAAGACATTCAGCACTATTTAAAAATAGGCTTTAATGCCCATGTTGCTAAACCCATAGACCACGACAGTTTTGTAGAAACCATTAGTCAATATTGCCCACAGGCAAATAGCCAAGCTGACGAAAACGACGATGACGACAGTTTATTCTCAATGGACAACGCCGCATTTCGTCAGTTGGTAAAGGAATATGTCGAAAGCCTACCTTGTGAGATAGAAATGCTAAAACACGCAAAGTCGGCTCACGATTGGCAAAAACTAGCCAAGGTTTCACACAGCATTAAAGGCTCAGCCGGTAATTTTGGCTTTAAAAAAGTATCGGAAATAGCAGGAGAGTTAGAACAATTACTCAAAGCACAGCGCTATGGTGAAGTCGATACCGTGTTTAGCCAACTCATCGAACAACTGAATGATGCCTTATATTCAGGTGAAAGGATTTAG